From Dromaius novaehollandiae isolate bDroNov1 chromosome 15, bDroNov1.hap1, whole genome shotgun sequence, a single genomic window includes:
- the SLC25A48 gene encoding solute carrier family 25 member 48 isoform X1 → MAEAVDARKPGAHLSALRKTSVSPTPLLRLALGIAWEYQTRLQAGQGYGNTLNCVLTVYRNESVAGFFKGMAFPLASIAVYSSVVFGVFSNTQRLLSQLRYGDAARAPALPDMALASAVAGFVSVGIGTPVDLVKIRLQMQTQPSLQANVRLKPTVPGFPVYRGPIHCFRTVLQKEGIAGIYRGAGAMLLRDVPGYCLYFIPYAFFCGWITPDGCISPNPSSVWLAGGVAGAISWGTATPMDVVKSRLQADGVYVNKYKGILDCILQSYQSEGLKDMQAENLQDKNSVDCPCTEATASSCSCLPIPEAGHELSCFVEGTEHLMKNNMNSKEILQRLNRSFQTQLDRKFCGHLSHSNQCQAKTKGNVKQFLTEILKTYQAIKKSKA, encoded by the exons ACTCGTTTGCAAGCTGGACAAGGGTATGGAAACACACTAAACTGTGTTCTCACCGTGTACAGAAATGAATCT GTGGCCGGCTTCTTCAAGGGCATGGCTTTCCCCCTGGCCAGCATCGCCGTCTACAGCTCGGTGGTGTTCGGCGTCTTCAGCAACACGCAGCGGCTGCTGAGCCAGCTCCGCTACGGGGACGCCGCCCGGGCCCCCGCGCTCCCCGACATGGCCCTGGCCAGCGCCGTGGCGGGCTTCGTCTCCGTCGGCATCGGCACTCCCGTCGACCTCGTCAAGATAAGGCTGCAGATGCAAACACAGCCGTCCCTCCAAG cAAACGTTAGATTAAAGCCCACAGTTCCTGGATTTCCTGTATACAGAGGCCCAATTCACTGTTTCAGGACAGTCTTGCAGAAAGAGGGGATAGCAGGGATATACCGAGGCGCGGGAGCGATGCTGCTGAGAGATGTTCCTGGATACTGTCTGTATTTCATCCCGTATGCGTTTTTCTGTGGCTGGATTACCCCAGACGGATGCATTTCCCCTAATCCCTCTTCCGTGTGGCTGGCGGGCGGCGTAGCAG GAGCGATTTCCTGGGGGACTGCTACTCCGATGGATGTCGTGAAAAGTCGACTTCAGGCAGACGGAGTTTATGTCAACAAGTACAAAGGGATCCTTGACTGTATCTTGCAGAGCTACCAGAGCGAGGGCTTAAAA GATATGCAGGCTGAAAATTTGCAGGATAAAAATTCAGTAGATTGCCCATGTACGGAGGCTACGGCCAGT TCATGCTCATGTCTTCCTATTCCTGAG GCTGGCCATGAGTTGTCATGCTTTGTGGAAGGAACCGAACACTTGATGAAAAACAACATGAATTCAAAGGAAATCCTTCAGCGGCTTAATCGGTCCTTCCAGACTCAGCTGGATAGAAAGTTCTGTGGA CACCTGTCACACAGTAATCAATGCCAGGCCAAAACCAAGGGAAATGTGAAGCAATTCCTGACCGAAATCCTGAAAACCTATCAAGCAATCAAAAAAAGTAAAGCTTGA
- the SLC25A48 gene encoding solute carrier family 25 member 48 isoform X2 yields the protein MGSSSLQLQDFVAGWVGGAASVLVGHPLDTVKTRLQAGQGYGNTLNCVLTVYRNESVAGFFKGMAFPLASIAVYSSVVFGVFSNTQRLLSQLRYGDAARAPALPDMALASAVAGFVSVGIGTPVDLVKIRLQMQTQPSLQANVRLKPTVPGFPVYRGPIHCFRTVLQKEGIAGIYRGAGAMLLRDVPGYCLYFIPYAFFCGWITPDGCISPNPSSVWLAGGVAGAISWGTATPMDVVKSRLQADGVYVNKYKGILDCILQSYQSEGLKDMQAENLQDKNSVDCPCTEATASSCSCLPIPEAGHELSCFVEGTEHLMKNNMNSKEILQRLNRSFQTQLDRKFCGHLSHSNQCQAKTKGNVKQFLTEILKTYQAIKKSKA from the exons ACTCGTTTGCAAGCTGGACAAGGGTATGGAAACACACTAAACTGTGTTCTCACCGTGTACAGAAATGAATCT GTGGCCGGCTTCTTCAAGGGCATGGCTTTCCCCCTGGCCAGCATCGCCGTCTACAGCTCGGTGGTGTTCGGCGTCTTCAGCAACACGCAGCGGCTGCTGAGCCAGCTCCGCTACGGGGACGCCGCCCGGGCCCCCGCGCTCCCCGACATGGCCCTGGCCAGCGCCGTGGCGGGCTTCGTCTCCGTCGGCATCGGCACTCCCGTCGACCTCGTCAAGATAAGGCTGCAGATGCAAACACAGCCGTCCCTCCAAG cAAACGTTAGATTAAAGCCCACAGTTCCTGGATTTCCTGTATACAGAGGCCCAATTCACTGTTTCAGGACAGTCTTGCAGAAAGAGGGGATAGCAGGGATATACCGAGGCGCGGGAGCGATGCTGCTGAGAGATGTTCCTGGATACTGTCTGTATTTCATCCCGTATGCGTTTTTCTGTGGCTGGATTACCCCAGACGGATGCATTTCCCCTAATCCCTCTTCCGTGTGGCTGGCGGGCGGCGTAGCAG GAGCGATTTCCTGGGGGACTGCTACTCCGATGGATGTCGTGAAAAGTCGACTTCAGGCAGACGGAGTTTATGTCAACAAGTACAAAGGGATCCTTGACTGTATCTTGCAGAGCTACCAGAGCGAGGGCTTAAAA GATATGCAGGCTGAAAATTTGCAGGATAAAAATTCAGTAGATTGCCCATGTACGGAGGCTACGGCCAGT TCATGCTCATGTCTTCCTATTCCTGAG GCTGGCCATGAGTTGTCATGCTTTGTGGAAGGAACCGAACACTTGATGAAAAACAACATGAATTCAAAGGAAATCCTTCAGCGGCTTAATCGGTCCTTCCAGACTCAGCTGGATAGAAAGTTCTGTGGA CACCTGTCACACAGTAATCAATGCCAGGCCAAAACCAAGGGAAATGTGAAGCAATTCCTGACCGAAATCCTGAAAACCTATCAAGCAATCAAAAAAAGTAAAGCTTGA
- the SLC25A48 gene encoding solute carrier family 25 member 48 isoform X4, with product MAFPLASIAVYSSVVFGVFSNTQRLLSQLRYGDAARAPALPDMALASAVAGFVSVGIGTPVDLVKIRLQMQTQPSLQANVRLKPTVPGFPVYRGPIHCFRTVLQKEGIAGIYRGAGAMLLRDVPGYCLYFIPYAFFCGWITPDGCISPNPSSVWLAGGVAGAISWGTATPMDVVKSRLQADGVYVNKYKGILDCILQSYQSEGLKDMQAENLQDKNSVDCPCTEATASSCSCLPIPEAGHELSCFVEGTEHLMKNNMNSKEILQRLNRSFQTQLDRKFCGHLSHSNQCQAKTKGNVKQFLTEILKTYQAIKKSKA from the exons ATGGCTTTCCCCCTGGCCAGCATCGCCGTCTACAGCTCGGTGGTGTTCGGCGTCTTCAGCAACACGCAGCGGCTGCTGAGCCAGCTCCGCTACGGGGACGCCGCCCGGGCCCCCGCGCTCCCCGACATGGCCCTGGCCAGCGCCGTGGCGGGCTTCGTCTCCGTCGGCATCGGCACTCCCGTCGACCTCGTCAAGATAAGGCTGCAGATGCAAACACAGCCGTCCCTCCAAG cAAACGTTAGATTAAAGCCCACAGTTCCTGGATTTCCTGTATACAGAGGCCCAATTCACTGTTTCAGGACAGTCTTGCAGAAAGAGGGGATAGCAGGGATATACCGAGGCGCGGGAGCGATGCTGCTGAGAGATGTTCCTGGATACTGTCTGTATTTCATCCCGTATGCGTTTTTCTGTGGCTGGATTACCCCAGACGGATGCATTTCCCCTAATCCCTCTTCCGTGTGGCTGGCGGGCGGCGTAGCAG GAGCGATTTCCTGGGGGACTGCTACTCCGATGGATGTCGTGAAAAGTCGACTTCAGGCAGACGGAGTTTATGTCAACAAGTACAAAGGGATCCTTGACTGTATCTTGCAGAGCTACCAGAGCGAGGGCTTAAAA GATATGCAGGCTGAAAATTTGCAGGATAAAAATTCAGTAGATTGCCCATGTACGGAGGCTACGGCCAGT TCATGCTCATGTCTTCCTATTCCTGAG GCTGGCCATGAGTTGTCATGCTTTGTGGAAGGAACCGAACACTTGATGAAAAACAACATGAATTCAAAGGAAATCCTTCAGCGGCTTAATCGGTCCTTCCAGACTCAGCTGGATAGAAAGTTCTGTGGA CACCTGTCACACAGTAATCAATGCCAGGCCAAAACCAAGGGAAATGTGAAGCAATTCCTGACCGAAATCCTGAAAACCTATCAAGCAATCAAAAAAAGTAAAGCTTGA